In Bradyrhizobium sp. CCBAU 051011, the following are encoded in one genomic region:
- a CDS encoding thioesterase family protein — MSREQFWFFHPFRVRYSEIDGQGVVFNAHYLTYFDTTITEYFRALGYDQYADAKKSGVDFHVVKSVIEYKAPVRFDWELDVGARVARIGNSSLSFELAIFLKGGNEALVTGEIVWVNTDQKTHRPVPISKEIRDLIATRERHLVA, encoded by the coding sequence ATGTCACGCGAGCAATTCTGGTTCTTCCATCCATTCCGGGTACGCTATTCCGAAATCGACGGCCAGGGCGTCGTCTTCAACGCGCATTACCTGACCTATTTCGACACCACCATCACCGAGTATTTCCGCGCACTCGGCTACGACCAATACGCCGATGCCAAGAAGAGCGGCGTCGATTTCCACGTCGTGAAATCCGTCATCGAATACAAGGCGCCCGTTCGGTTCGACTGGGAGCTCGACGTCGGCGCGCGCGTGGCGCGGATCGGCAATTCGAGCCTGAGCTTCGAACTCGCGATCTTCCTCAAAGGCGGCAATGAGGCGCTGGTGACCGGCGAGATCGTCTGGGTCAACACCGACCAGAAGACGCATCGCCCGGTCCCGATATCGAAGGAGATCAGGGATTTGATCGCGACGCGGGAGCGGCATTTGGTGGCGTGA
- a CDS encoding nickel/cobalt transporter, with the protein MKSLLARLARGETTRVLAITAAALAAVVVFDTAWHALLAQNPFGGPRPAAEPQVGGVIGWILAKQSEFYREMSATIRAAKSDGSAVWTLLGISFAYGIFHAAGPGHGKAVISSYLVANEETARRGIVLSFASAFLQALVAVAIVAVFAWLLSSTAKTMCSAEKAIEIVSYGLIAAFGARLVWTKGGGFMRALQAKPAPAMAVATAHHHDHHDHGHAHHHDHAHHHHDHDHGHGHVHDEHCGHSHGPTPDQLAGPGGWRRGLGTIFAVGMRPCSGAILVLVFSLAQGLFLAGIAATFVMGLGTAITVATIAIIAVSAKGLARRLSAGREGGGALIMRGIEFGAAGLVLLFGLGLLFGYLAAERATCL; encoded by the coding sequence GTGAAGTCGTTGCTTGCAAGGCTCGCACGGGGCGAGACGACCAGAGTCCTGGCGATCACGGCCGCGGCGCTCGCGGCCGTTGTGGTGTTCGACACCGCCTGGCACGCGCTGTTGGCGCAGAACCCGTTCGGCGGGCCACGGCCCGCCGCCGAGCCGCAGGTCGGCGGCGTGATCGGATGGATTTTGGCCAAGCAGTCCGAATTCTATCGCGAGATGTCCGCCACGATACGCGCGGCGAAATCGGACGGCAGCGCGGTCTGGACGCTGCTCGGGATCTCATTTGCGTATGGGATCTTCCACGCCGCCGGCCCCGGCCACGGCAAGGCGGTGATCTCGTCCTATCTCGTTGCCAACGAGGAGACCGCGCGGCGCGGCATCGTGCTGTCGTTCGCCTCGGCGTTCCTGCAGGCGCTGGTCGCGGTGGCGATCGTCGCCGTGTTCGCCTGGCTGCTTTCCTCCACCGCCAAGACGATGTGCTCCGCGGAGAAGGCGATCGAGATCGTCAGCTATGGCCTGATCGCAGCTTTCGGCGCCCGGCTGGTCTGGACCAAGGGCGGCGGCTTCATGCGCGCGCTGCAGGCGAAGCCGGCCCCGGCGATGGCGGTGGCCACAGCCCATCATCACGATCACCACGATCACGGGCACGCGCATCATCATGACCATGCCCATCATCATCACGACCATGATCACGGCCATGGCCATGTTCATGACGAGCATTGCGGCCATTCGCACGGACCGACGCCGGATCAACTCGCCGGCCCCGGCGGCTGGCGGCGCGGCCTTGGGACGATCTTTGCGGTGGGCATGCGGCCGTGCTCGGGCGCCATTCTGGTGCTGGTGTTCTCGCTGGCGCAGGGATTGTTCCTGGCCGGCATCGCCGCCACCTTCGTGATGGGGCTCGGCACCGCGATCACGGTCGCCACCATTGCGATCATCGCCGTATCCGCCAAGGGTCTCGCCCGCCGGCTCAGCGCCGGCCGCGAGGGCGGCGGCGCGCTGATCATGCGCGGCATCGAGTTCGGCGCCGCCGGCCTGGTGCTGCTGTTCGGCCTCGGCCTATTGTTCGGCTACCTCGCCGCCGAACGCGCCACGTGTTTGTAG
- a CDS encoding DUF1007 family protein: MRVVFSLLGAIVALSLGTVAAEAHPHVWITAKSEVVYAPDGAMTGVRHAWTFDDMFSTYALQGIETKTKGVYTREELAPLAQTNVESLKDFAYFTFAKGDGKKEKFNEPVDYYLEYKDSALTLHFLLPLKAPVTPKQLALEVFDPSYFIDFKFDDKDPIKLVGAPAACQMKFQRPNDETANTQRLNEQNFMNGDNSNYGAMFANKITVNCP, translated from the coding sequence TTGCGTGTAGTTTTCAGCTTGTTGGGCGCGATCGTCGCCTTGTCGCTCGGCACGGTCGCGGCCGAGGCCCATCCCCATGTCTGGATCACGGCCAAAAGCGAGGTGGTCTACGCGCCCGACGGCGCGATGACGGGCGTGCGCCACGCCTGGACTTTTGACGACATGTTCTCGACCTACGCGCTGCAGGGCATCGAGACCAAGACCAAGGGCGTTTACACCCGCGAGGAACTGGCGCCGCTGGCGCAGACCAATGTCGAGTCGCTGAAGGATTTCGCCTACTTCACCTTCGCCAAGGGCGACGGCAAGAAGGAGAAGTTCAACGAGCCTGTCGACTACTACCTCGAATACAAGGACAGCGCGTTGACGCTGCATTTCCTGCTGCCGCTGAAGGCGCCGGTGACGCCAAAGCAGCTGGCGCTGGAGGTGTTCGATCCCTCTTATTTCATCGACTTCAAGTTCGACGACAAGGACCCCATCAAACTGGTTGGCGCGCCGGCCGCCTGTCAGATGAAATTCCAGCGGCCGAACGACGAGACCGCGAACACTCAGCGGCTGAACGAGCAGAACTTCATGAACGGCGACAATTCCAATTACGGGGCGATGTTCGCCAACAAGATCACGGTGAACTGCCCGTGA
- a CDS encoding M3 family metallopeptidase, with protein sequence MSETLHTAAPSEAGENPLLRPWQTPFETPPFAEIEPEHFLPAFEQAFADHAAEIAAITHDPSAPDFANTITALERSGKLLSKVAAVFYDLVSAHSNPAILEIDKEVSLRMARHWNPIMMNAVLFGRIALLHENRATLGLTGEQNRLLERTYTNFYRAGAGLDEAAKKRRAEINERLAQLGTSFSHHLLGDEQDWFMELGEDDRGGLPEAFVAAAKAAAEERGMAGKAIVTLSRSSVEPFLKSSSRRDLREKVYKAFTARGDNGNANDNNATIVEILELREEAAKLMGFPTYAAYRLEDSMAKTPDAVRGLLERVWQPARARALADRDALQALIAEEGGNFALAPWDWRYYAEILRQRKADFDDAAIKPYLVLDHMIEAAFDCATRLFGITFAERKDIPVWHPDVRVWEVKDADGKHKALFYGDYFARPSKRSGAWMTSLRDQQKLDGEIAPLIINVCNFSKGSDGQPSLLSPDDARTLFHEFGHGLHGMLSNVTYPSLSGTSVFTDFVELPSQLYEHWQEQPQVLRQFAKHYQSGEPLPDDLLQRFLAARKFNQGFATVEFVSSALIDLEFHTQPAAASRDVAAFEKAELEKIGMPTEIALRHRPTQFGHIFSGDHYAAGYYSYMWSEVMDADAFGAFEEAGDIFDPATAKRLHDDIYSSGGARNPEDAYVAFRGREPEADALLRRRGLLETTPAA encoded by the coding sequence ATGTCAGAAACCCTGCATACGGCGGCCCCCTCGGAAGCTGGCGAAAACCCGCTGCTCCGGCCGTGGCAGACGCCGTTCGAGACGCCGCCCTTTGCCGAAATCGAGCCGGAGCACTTCCTGCCCGCCTTCGAGCAGGCCTTCGCCGACCATGCCGCCGAGATCGCGGCGATCACCCACGATCCGTCGGCGCCGGACTTCGCCAACACCATCACGGCGCTGGAACGCTCGGGCAAGCTGCTCTCCAAGGTCGCAGCCGTGTTCTACGACCTGGTCTCGGCGCACTCCAATCCGGCGATCCTGGAGATCGACAAGGAAGTCTCCTTGCGGATGGCGCGGCACTGGAACCCGATCATGATGAACGCGGTGCTGTTCGGCCGCATCGCGCTCTTGCATGAGAACCGCGCCACGCTCGGCCTGACCGGCGAGCAGAACCGGCTCCTGGAGCGCACCTACACCAATTTCTACCGCGCCGGCGCCGGTCTCGACGAGGCCGCCAAGAAGCGCCGGGCCGAGATCAACGAGCGGCTGGCCCAGCTCGGCACCTCTTTCAGCCACCATTTGCTCGGCGACGAGCAGGACTGGTTCATGGAGCTCGGCGAGGACGACCGCGGCGGCCTTCCCGAAGCCTTCGTCGCCGCGGCCAAGGCGGCGGCCGAAGAGCGGGGCATGGCGGGCAAGGCGATCGTCACGCTGTCACGTTCGTCGGTCGAGCCGTTCCTGAAGAGCTCCTCCCGCCGCGACCTGCGCGAGAAGGTCTACAAGGCCTTCACCGCCCGTGGCGACAACGGTAACGCCAACGACAACAACGCCACCATCGTGGAGATCCTGGAGCTCCGCGAGGAGGCCGCCAAGCTCATGGGCTTTCCGACCTACGCCGCCTACCGGCTGGAGGATTCCATGGCCAAGACGCCGGACGCCGTCCGCGGCCTGCTGGAGCGGGTCTGGCAACCGGCCCGGGCGCGCGCGCTCGCCGACCGCGACGCGCTGCAGGCGCTGATCGCGGAGGAGGGCGGCAACTTCGCCCTCGCGCCGTGGGACTGGCGCTACTACGCCGAAATCCTGCGGCAGCGGAAAGCCGATTTCGACGACGCCGCCATCAAGCCCTACCTGGTGCTCGACCACATGATCGAGGCCGCCTTCGACTGCGCCACCCGCCTGTTCGGGATCACCTTTGCCGAGCGCAAGGACATCCCGGTCTGGCATCCGGACGTCCGGGTCTGGGAAGTCAAGGACGCCGACGGCAAGCACAAGGCGCTGTTCTATGGCGACTACTTCGCCCGGCCCTCAAAGCGCTCCGGCGCCTGGATGACCTCGCTGCGCGACCAGCAGAAGCTCGACGGCGAGATCGCCCCCTTGATCATCAACGTCTGCAACTTCTCCAAGGGCTCGGACGGCCAGCCGTCGCTGCTGTCGCCCGACGACGCGCGCACCCTGTTCCACGAGTTCGGCCACGGCCTGCACGGCATGCTGTCCAACGTGACCTATCCCTCGCTGTCGGGCACGTCAGTGTTTACCGACTTCGTCGAGCTGCCCTCGCAGCTCTATGAGCACTGGCAGGAGCAGCCGCAGGTGCTGCGGCAGTTCGCCAAACACTATCAGTCCGGCGAGCCACTGCCGGACGACCTGCTGCAGCGTTTCCTCGCCGCGCGAAAATTCAACCAGGGCTTTGCCACCGTGGAGTTCGTCTCCTCGGCGCTGATCGACCTCGAATTCCACACCCAGCCGGCCGCGGCCAGCCGCGACGTCGCGGCCTTCGAGAAGGCCGAGTTGGAGAAGATCGGCATGCCCACGGAAATCGCGCTGAGGCACCGGCCCACGCAATTCGGCCATATCTTCTCCGGCGACCACTATGCCGCCGGCTATTACAGCTACATGTGGTCGGAGGTGATGGACGCCGACGCGTTCGGCGCCTTCGAGGAAGCCGGCGACATCTTCGATCCCGCCACCGCCAAGCGCCTGCACGACGACATCTATTCGTCGGGCGGCGCGCGCAACCCCGAGGACGCCTATGTCGCGTTCCGCGGCCGCGAGCCGGAGGCGGATGCGCTGTTGCGCCGGCGCGGACTGCTCGAAACAACGCCGGCGGCCTGA
- a CDS encoding type III PLP-dependent enzyme has translation MTERIQEFLRNRRSEGQDTEPCLVVDLEVVRDNYQTFAKALPDSRVFYAVKANPAPEVLSLLASLGSCFDTATVAEIEMALAAGATPDRISYGNTIKKERDIARAFALGIRLFAVDCAAEVEKIARAAPGAKVFCRILYDCAGAEWPLSRKFGCDPEMAIEVLDLAKRLGLEPCGISFHVGSQQRKVKAWDRALAMASTVFRDCAERGISLSMVNMGGGFPTRYLKDVPPVLQYGRSIFRALRKHFGNQIPETIIEPGRGMVGNAGIIETEVVLISKKSDEDEVRWVYLDIGKFGGLAETMDESIRYAIRTPHDGADMTPCVLAGPTCDSADVLYEKMPYPLPVTLEIGDKLLIEGTGAYTSTYSSVAFNGIPPLRTYHI, from the coding sequence ATGACCGAACGTATTCAGGAATTCCTGCGCAACCGCCGCAGCGAGGGCCAGGACACCGAGCCGTGCCTCGTTGTCGACCTCGAAGTCGTGCGCGACAACTACCAGACCTTTGCGAAGGCGCTGCCGGACAGCCGCGTGTTCTACGCGGTGAAGGCGAATCCTGCGCCCGAGGTGCTGTCGCTGCTCGCCTCCCTGGGCTCCTGCTTCGACACCGCAACCGTCGCCGAGATCGAAATGGCGCTGGCCGCGGGTGCGACGCCGGACCGCATCTCCTATGGCAATACGATCAAGAAGGAGCGTGACATCGCGCGCGCCTTCGCGCTCGGCATTCGCCTGTTCGCGGTCGACTGCGCCGCCGAGGTCGAGAAGATCGCCCGCGCCGCCCCCGGCGCCAAGGTGTTCTGCCGCATCCTCTATGACTGCGCCGGCGCCGAGTGGCCGCTGTCGCGCAAGTTCGGCTGCGACCCGGAGATGGCGATCGAGGTGCTCGACCTCGCCAAGCGTCTGGGCCTGGAGCCGTGCGGCATCTCGTTCCATGTCGGCTCGCAGCAGCGCAAGGTGAAGGCGTGGGACCGCGCGCTGGCGATGGCCTCGACGGTGTTCCGGGACTGCGCAGAGCGCGGGATCAGCCTGTCCATGGTCAACATGGGCGGCGGCTTCCCGACCAGGTACCTCAAGGATGTTCCTCCGGTCCTGCAATACGGCCGGTCGATCTTCCGTGCGCTGCGCAAGCATTTCGGCAACCAGATCCCAGAGACGATCATCGAGCCGGGCCGCGGCATGGTCGGAAATGCCGGGATCATCGAGACCGAAGTCGTTCTGATCTCCAAGAAGAGCGACGAGGACGAGGTGCGCTGGGTGTATCTCGACATCGGCAAGTTCGGCGGTCTCGCCGAGACGATGGACGAGTCGATCCGTTACGCCATCCGCACGCCGCATGACGGCGCGGACATGACGCCGTGCGTGCTCGCAGGTCCGACCTGCGATAGCGCCGACGTGCTGTACGAGAAGATGCCGTATCCGCTTCCGGTGACGCTCGAGATCGGCGACAAGCTGCTGATCGAAGGCACCGGGGCCTATACGTCGACCTACTCGTCGGTGGCGTTCAACGGCATCCCGCCGCTGCGGACCTACCACATCTGA
- a CDS encoding GNAT family N-acetyltransferase produces the protein MTALRKTKIALNPKAAPFAIRAERTSDVAAREALLDACFGDTRHTRSCQRLRDGRAPAEGLSLSAVAEGRLVGTVRLWHVSAGGIPALMLGPLAVEGSSRQLGVGAALMDHALAAAKARGHRAVILLGDAPYYARFGFSAAKTGELSLPGAFERDRLLGLEFCDGALDGAWGMITATGAPLPKTKAVRGRKAKALLVPRAA, from the coding sequence ATGACTGCTTTGCGGAAGACCAAGATCGCCCTTAACCCCAAGGCTGCTCCGTTTGCGATCCGTGCGGAGCGAACCTCGGACGTCGCCGCGCGTGAAGCGCTGCTGGATGCCTGCTTTGGCGACACCCGCCATACGCGCTCCTGCCAGCGCCTGCGCGACGGACGCGCGCCCGCCGAAGGCCTCAGCCTGTCGGCCGTGGCGGAGGGCCGGCTGGTCGGGACCGTTCGGTTGTGGCACGTCAGCGCCGGGGGCATCCCGGCGCTCATGCTCGGCCCGCTGGCGGTGGAGGGTTCCTCCCGCCAGCTCGGCGTCGGGGCTGCGCTGATGGACCACGCGCTCGCGGCGGCGAAGGCGCGTGGCCATCGCGCGGTAATCCTGCTGGGCGACGCGCCCTATTACGCCCGCTTCGGCTTCTCGGCCGCGAAGACCGGCGAGCTGTCGCTGCCAGGCGCGTTCGAGCGCGACCGGCTGCTCGGCCTGGAGTTTTGCGACGGCGCGCTCGACGGCGCCTGGGGCATGATTACCGCCACCGGCGCGCCGCTGCCGAAAACGAAGGCAGTCCGCGGCCGGAAGGCGAAGGCCCTGCTCGTGCCGCGCGCGGCCTGA
- a CDS encoding RidA family protein yields MPRRLISTGSPFEKTAGYSRAVIDGDFAFVAGTTGYDYTTMVIPVDVTNQARNCFRNIEAALKEGGFAMADIVRATYYITDLADADPFFAVCGEVFGEIRPATTLLVVAGLYKPEMKIEIEVTAKRRTA; encoded by the coding sequence ATGCCCCGTCGTCTGATTTCCACCGGCTCGCCTTTCGAGAAGACCGCCGGCTACAGCCGCGCCGTCATCGACGGCGATTTCGCCTTCGTCGCCGGCACCACCGGCTATGACTACACGACCATGGTCATCCCGGTCGATGTCACAAACCAGGCGCGCAACTGCTTTAGGAACATCGAAGCTGCGCTGAAGGAAGGCGGCTTCGCGATGGCCGATATCGTCCGCGCGACCTACTACATCACTGACCTCGCGGATGCGGACCCTTTCTTCGCAGTCTGCGGCGAAGTGTTTGGCGAGATACGTCCGGCCACCACGCTTCTGGTCGTCGCGGGGCTCTACAAGCCCGAGATGAAGATCGAGATCGAAGTCACCGCGAAGCGCCGCACCGCCTGA
- a CDS encoding homospermidine synthase, translated as MSPASQIYAKITGPIVMVGFGSIGKGTLPLIERHLDYDKSRFTVLDPKDEGRKALCEKHNVRFIQKGLTRDNYREVLTPLLTEGGGQGFCVNLSVDTGSTDIMELCNELGALYIDTVNEPWLGFYFDSSKGPEARSNYALREVTLAAKKARPAGSTTAVSCCGANPGMVSFFVKQALLNVAADLKLNAPKPKTKAEWADLMRQAGVKGIHIAERDTQRSKSPKEPDVFVNTWSVEGFLSEGVQPSELGWGTHEKWMPENARTHEAGCGAAIYLMQPGANTRVRTWCPTRGAQYGFLVTHNESISISDYFTVRDASGTAIYRPTCHYAYHPADDAVLSLHEMFGRAAKMQEKHHILDENEIVDGIDELGVLLFGHDNNAYWYGSQLSIEETRKLAPYQNATGLQVTSAVLGGMVWALENPNQGIVEADEMDFDRLLEIQMPYLGPVKGFYTDWTPLTDRPGLFPEDIDTSDPWQFKNVLVR; from the coding sequence ATGAGCCCCGCCTCGCAGATCTACGCGAAGATTACCGGCCCCATTGTCATGGTCGGCTTCGGCTCCATCGGCAAAGGCACGCTGCCGTTGATCGAGCGGCATCTCGATTACGACAAGTCGCGCTTCACCGTGCTCGATCCCAAGGACGAGGGCCGCAAGGCACTTTGCGAAAAGCACAATGTACGCTTCATCCAGAAGGGCCTGACCAGGGACAATTATCGCGAGGTGCTGACCCCGCTGCTCACCGAAGGCGGCGGCCAGGGTTTTTGCGTCAATCTCTCGGTCGATACCGGCTCTACCGACATCATGGAGCTCTGCAACGAACTCGGCGCTCTCTATATCGACACCGTCAACGAGCCCTGGCTCGGCTTCTATTTCGATTCGTCGAAGGGCCCGGAAGCACGCTCCAACTACGCCCTTCGCGAAGTGACGCTGGCCGCCAAGAAGGCGCGTCCCGCGGGCTCGACGACGGCCGTCTCCTGCTGTGGCGCCAATCCCGGCATGGTCTCCTTTTTCGTCAAGCAGGCGCTGCTCAATGTCGCCGCTGATCTGAAGCTCAATGCCCCCAAGCCGAAGACCAAGGCCGAATGGGCGGACTTGATGCGGCAGGCTGGTGTCAAGGGGATCCACATCGCCGAACGCGACACCCAGCGCTCGAAGTCGCCGAAAGAGCCTGATGTCTTCGTCAACACCTGGTCGGTGGAAGGTTTCCTGTCGGAAGGCGTGCAGCCGTCCGAACTAGGTTGGGGCACCCATGAAAAATGGATGCCCGAAAATGCGCGTACCCACGAAGCCGGCTGCGGCGCCGCCATCTATCTGATGCAGCCCGGCGCCAACACGCGCGTGCGCACCTGGTGCCCGACCCGCGGCGCGCAGTATGGCTTCCTCGTCACCCACAATGAGTCGATCTCGATCTCCGATTACTTCACGGTGCGTGACGCATCGGGCACGGCGATCTATCGGCCGACCTGCCACTATGCCTATCATCCGGCTGACGATGCCGTGCTGTCGCTGCATGAAATGTTCGGCCGCGCCGCGAAGATGCAGGAAAAGCATCACATCCTCGATGAGAATGAAATCGTCGATGGCATCGACGAACTCGGCGTGCTGCTGTTCGGCCATGACAACAATGCCTACTGGTACGGCTCGCAGCTCTCCATCGAAGAGACCCGCAAGCTCGCGCCCTACCAGAACGCCACCGGCCTGCAGGTGACCTCTGCCGTGCTCGGCGGCATGGTGTGGGCGCTGGAAAACCCGAACCAAGGCATCGTCGAAGCCGACGAGATGGATTTCGATCGTCTGCTGGAAATCCAGATGCCGTATCTCGGCCCGGTGAAGGGTTTCTACACCGACTGGACGCCGCTCACCGACCGTCCGGGCCTGTTCCCGGAAGACATCGACACGTCGGACCCCTGGCAGTTCAAGAACGTGCTGGTGCGCTGA